A single region of the Lycium barbarum isolate Lr01 chromosome 2, ASM1917538v2, whole genome shotgun sequence genome encodes:
- the LOC132626660 gene encoding protein DEHYDRATION-INDUCED 19 homolog 4-like → MDSDSWTRLFTSSRRYQSRSEIYNLGEEYDCEEESRPEFLCPFCAEDFDIVGLCCHIDEEHAVEAKNGICPVCAKRVGMDLVGHITQQHGNILKVQRKRRCRRGGTSALSILRRELREGSLQSILGGSSRLVSSSTTEPDPLLSSFIHNTPLANEIPDVQPLSSAKQSSKKESTLENSSERNVEQSPLSDEDQEEMARKSKFVQGLLLSTFLKEDF, encoded by the exons ATGGATTCAGATTCTTGGACTCGTCTATTTACTTCTTCAAGGCGTTACCAATCTCGATCAG AAATCTATAACCTAGGAGAGGAGTATGATTGTGAAGAGGAGTCGAGGCCAGAGTTTCTCTGTCCTTTCTGTGCGGAGGATTTTGATATTGTTGGACTATGTTGTCATATCGATGAAGAGCATGCTGTTGAGGCTAAGAATGGG ATATGTCCGGTTTGTGCAAAAAGAGTTGGAATGGATTTGGTTGGTCATATTACTCAGCAACATGGAAATATTTTAAAG GTGCAGCGCAAGAGAAGATGTCGGAGAGGTGGTACTTCGGCTCTCTCTATTTTAAGAAGAGAGCTAAGGGAAGGGAGTTTGCAATCCATCCTTGGGGGATCCTCTCGTTTGGTTTCTTCCTCCACTACAGAGCCAGATCCTTTGTTATCTTCATTCATTCACAATACACCTTTGGCTAATGAAATTCctgatgttcaacctttatcTTCTGCTAAACAAAGTTCAAAAAAAGAAAGCACTCTTGAGAACTCATCTGAAAG AAATGTTGAGCAATCTCCGCTATCTGACGAAGACCAAGAAGAGATGGCGAGGAAGAGTAAGTTTGTGCAAGGGCTACTGCTATCCACCTTTCTTAAAGAAGACTTCTAA
- the LOC132626661 gene encoding uncharacterized protein LOC132626661 codes for MAGNRRRLGDDRFYSPPPMRKQQKMKANKSRIEPESRPESDDGASSTTSFSSSIPIENLTNFDRFLEHTTPKVPPQFFPKTIMRGKRNLDNDPHPYFILGDLWESFGEWSAYGAGVPLVLNQSDYVIQYYVPYLSGIQLYIDPSRPSIKQRRPGEDSDGDSLKETSSDDSSEYGAGDSRVANKVHGSRNQQNIIGSTIDGMKHLSLKKDPFAESSGDENEMGNSPGLLVFEYFERNQPYGREPLADKISGLASKFPELKTYKSCDLTAASWISVAWYPIYRIPTGPTLQNLDACFLTYHSLSTPSGVPRADWPQQHGTTTSRGIVDAGMSAKLPLPTFGLASYKFQVSFWFPDGVNECQKVNSLSRAADNWLRLLQVNHPDYSFFVSHNSYRR; via the exons atggcTGGAAATCGAAGACGGCTTGGAGATGATCGGTTTTATAGCCCACCACCGATGAGAAAGCAGCAAAAAATGAAAGCTAATAAGTCACGAATTGAACCGGAAAGTCGACCCGAGTCTGATGATGGAGCTTCCTCAACGACGTCGTTTTCGTCTTCAATTCCAATTGAGAATTTGACCAATTTTGACCGGTTCTTGGAACATACTACTCCTAAGGTTCCACCTCAATTTTTTCCCAAG ACAATCATGAGAGGGAAGAGGAATCTTGACAATGATCCCCATCCATACTTCATCTTGGGTGACCTTTGGGAGTCTTTTGGGGAATGGAGTGCATATGGAGCAGGAGTTCCACTGGTTTTAAATCAGAGTGATTACGTTATCCAGTATTATGTGCCTTATTTGTCTGGGATTCAGCTTTATATAGACCCTTCGAGGCCCTCCATAAAGCAAAG GAGACCAGGTGAAGATAGTGATGGTGATTCTCTCAAGGAGACAAGTAGTGATGACAGTAGTGAATATGGAGCTGGAGATTCAAGGGTAGCCAATAAAGTTCACGGAAGTAGAAATCAACAGAATATTATTGGATCAACTATTGATGGAATGAAGCATCTCTCCTTAAAAAAGGACCCTTTTGCAGAATCTTCAGGTGATGAGAATGAGATGGGGAACTCTCCTGGTCTCCTTGTATTTGAATATTTTGAGCGAAATCAACCATATGGCCGTGAACCTTTAGCTGATAAG ATTTCAGGCCTTGCATCTAAATTTCCAGAACTGAAGACGTATAAGAGCTGTGACCTTACTGCTGCAAGTTGGATTTCTGTGGCTTG GTATCCCATATATAGGATTCCAACAGGACCAACATTGCAAAATCTTGATGCTTGCTTTTTGACATACCATTCCCTCTCAACACCTTCTGGTG TTCCTAGGGCTGACTGGCCTCAACAGCATGGCACAACTACTAGTAGAGGCATTGTCGATGCTGGTATGTCCGCCAAGCTGCCTCTCCCAACCTTTGGGCTGGCCTCTTACAAATTCCAAGTATCTTTTTGGTTTCCCGATGGAGTCAATGAATGTCAGAAGGTCAACTCTCTGTCACGAGCTGCTGACAATTGGCTCCGGCTTTTGCAAGTTAATCACCCTGACTATAGCTTTTTCGTGTCACATAATTCGTATCGGAGGTGA